A genomic region of Palaemon carinicauda isolate YSFRI2023 chromosome 22, ASM3689809v2, whole genome shotgun sequence contains the following coding sequences:
- the LOC137615959 gene encoding SCAN domain-containing protein 3-like — MRERVISSVEKNKKFAIQLDEITDASSNSQLMVYIQSRDSDEMEKEILLCSLLKLRTHGNDVFYKADVYFKRQKVDLKWDDCILVSVEGDPYKFGPVRGFVALTKERDPNIQVIHCMIHRQTLFVMNLEPEVEAMLNDAEPELSYDYRLDLGSKLELSGMDFGK; from the exons ATGAGAGAAAGGGTGATTTCTTCAgtagaaaagaataaaaagtttgCCATTCAACTTGATGAGATTACGGATGCCAGTAGCAATTCGCAGTTAATGGTATACATTCAATCCAGGGATTCTGatgaaatggaaaaagaaatattgCTGTGTTCTCTTCTTAAATTGAGAACTCATGGTAATGATGTGTTCTACAAGGCTGATGTGTACTTCAAAAGACAGAAAGTTGATCTAAAGTGGGATGATTGTATTTTGGTATCAGTTGAAGGAGATCCTTATAAATTTGGTCCCGTCAGGGGTTTTGTGGCTTTGACCAAAGAACGCGATCCAAATATTCAGGTCATTCATTGTATGATACATCGCCAGACATTATTTGTGATGAATTTGGAACCAGAAGTGGAAGCTATGTTGAATGAT GCTGAGCCAGAACTTTCGTATGACTACAGGTTGGATTTAGGGTCTAAACTAGAACTTTCTGGTATGGACTTCGGCAAATAG